In Leclercia sp. LSNIH1, the genomic stretch AACGAACTATCGAAGAGGACTAAGAACAGCGGTAAAGACGAACGCTGCCAATAAAGATATGATTGGTATAATCAAATGGCTAATAGCCTATTGATTTGAAAACATAACTTCTGGTGCAGTTTTCTAGTTTAAGGTCGCTTTCACTATCTGTTCGCAACATTTTCCTCATGGTTATTTTTTAATTTTGTACTTGTATAAAAATATCACTATTTTATATTTTAAAACAAGGGTTGCGGCTAATAATTTATATTTATAATAAAGGTTTTATTTATGCAGCTTGAAACTTATAATAAACATTTCTATATGTCCTTGTGTGGTAAGGATGAAATTGAACGTATATTTGATGTTAAAAATGAAAAGGATTATCTTTTAAAACTCCGTGCTAATGCGACTATCGAAAATATAAGAATACATAGGGTTTTCCTCGCAAGAATGAGAGAGGGCGAAGATAAGTGGTCTTTCGAGGCAAGTTTTAATTATAATGTTTTTGATAGATATTTAGATAGTATTAGAGATGAAGATAGAGAAAAGGTTGCGAACATAGCTTCTGGCTTAGTGTTTTGTAATGACCCCAACGGTAGGATAATAAGCACACCCTACGGCAATATAATTACGCTATCAGAATCTCTGCGATATTTTTTATATTTTATGAATTTATCTTTTTTAAGCTTTAATAGCGAGGCTGTAATACCGGACAACGTTAGGTACTCTGCTTTAAAAATAGCATTAAGAATAATGTTAAAATCTGAAGCACTTGATTTCGATATTGATCCCAGAGGTATTATACCTGAAGAGATAGATAGGGAATTATCCCGGTACGTTGATGATCAGATGTTATTTCTAATAGCTCATGAATATTCGCATTATTTATTAGGGCATATGGATGATCCAAATTTAATTGATGACACGATGCACCATGCTATAGAAAATATTGATGGTAAGACACCTAAGTATTTCACACATAGCCAACATCAAGAGCTGGATGCAGATATAGATGCAATAAATCGACAAGATTTAACTGATGCTTCATTACATCGTATAGTTACGGCTGCTATCTTTTTCTTTGCTTATATTGATATTCTTAAAAACGTAAGAGAACAGATTTCGCCATCTTTTACACTTATAAAGACGCATCCAGAACCAATTGACAGATTAAATAATCTGATAGAATTCTTTGAAGAAAAATGTGGGCTTGATAAAGAAAATGTTAATATTCTTCTTAAGAGTGTTGAGGTAATTAAAAATATATTACAAGATGATATAGCAACTGACTTTGATAATTGGGAACAATATGGATCTGTATATTTAGGTGAGTGGCGAGGAAAGCCATTAGTTGATAGAATTGATTATTGAAAGCAGTAAGTGTTCGACTAATGCTGATTTGAGCTAATAAAGACTTGGGTCATATACTAACATAATATTCAAGATGAAATAATCAACTATCTAAGATAATATTACTGGGATTACTCCCAGTAATGTTTTTTAGTGAGTTATGCAATTTTCCATAAATGAATCAAGGAATTGATCTGTAATTCCTTGAGGTTTACGGCGTTCGCATAAAGAATATAATTCTTCAACCGCAGAATAAGGAAAGAATTTTGTATCTAACTCTCTGAATTGTGGCATATTTGCGAATTCAATAACTTTTTCACGATATTCATCTGGGGCTACGATTGTCCACCTGATATCTTGAAGGCGAGGTGCATAATCGCAAAAGTTTTTCATTCGAGTTAAACCACTTTTAATACCGGTACTATGCTCAATTTCCAACACAGCAGGCATAAGCCTTCCATTCCTAAACCAGATACAATCTATCATTTTCGCTCCGTTGATTGCATCACTGTAAGAACTTAAAACTTTTTCATTTGAAAGACTATCAATTACTCCATCCATTTGCGCAATCGCTTGACCATTATATATTAAGCCGCGATCATTAGCTGCTACCCAGGTTCTATATCCTAAATAATGGCCGATCTTGACAAGCGCTATTTGTATTTGTGCATGTCTTCTTGTCTCTTCAATTGACATACCTTCAACTGGACGGATAGTGTCAAGATCAATACTCTGATAAACAACCTCAGTATTCATTTCTGAAATAACCATATTGGATTGGTATTCAGACAGGATTCCATTTTCATGTGGTGAATTTGGTAAATAAATAAGGTGTTTGTGACCTTTCCTGATAGTTTGGCGAGTATTTATGACTTCTAAACGATCGAGTTTACACCAGTAGAATTGTGGTGTGTGTGCAAGTAAACTTTCAATCACTGAACGCGTATTATAGCTGGCACCTAACACTCTATCCAAATTTATGGGAGCATCTTCGCGAATTGCATTAGCAAGGCGCCAGAGCATCTGTCTAGAGATGCTCACGGTTTCGGATTTATCGAGCGATTTTCCTTTGACAGGGTTAAATCTTTTGATACGTATAGGTCCTTCAGGCAATGTAATTGAATCGATAACGATCTTTCCTGCGTTACGCTCATTTACATAGTCAAACTGCCTGTTTTTGGGTAGATTTGCTATCGCATTCACAAGATTCATTGCTGTTAAATTCATCTTTTATACCTAAATGCTTTAAAATGGATTTTGCTATACCAAAAGCTGCGAGGTAAGGAACACCATTACCAACTGTTTTAAACATATTTGACAAGGTCATATTTTCTGGCAATTCAAAATTTTTGGGTAAAGATTGGATTGCTAATGCTTCAGCTACTGTTATACGCCGAGGTTTATACGGATGAAGATGTACTTCATTATTACCATATGCTGCCGTAGGTGAGTACCTCCAGCGATGAAGTCTTTTATATGATTTTTTGCTGTCATCGCCTTCTTCTACAGATTGGAACCTAGCCAGACCCGCCCTAGCTGTAAATACATGCTTAGCATTTGCATGAT encodes the following:
- a CDS encoding restriction endonuclease → MNLTAMNLVNAIANLPKNRQFDYVNERNAGKIVIDSITLPEGPIRIKRFNPVKGKSLDKSETVSISRQMLWRLANAIREDAPINLDRVLGASYNTRSVIESLLAHTPQFYWCKLDRLEVINTRQTIRKGHKHLIYLPNSPHENGILSEYQSNMVISEMNTEVVYQSIDLDTIRPVEGMSIEETRRHAQIQIALVKIGHYLGYRTWVAANDRGLIYNGQAIAQMDGVIDSLSNEKVLSSYSDAINGAKMIDCIWFRNGRLMPAVLEIEHSTGIKSGLTRMKNFCDYAPRLQDIRWTIVAPDEYREKVIEFANMPQFRELDTKFFPYSAVEELYSLCERRKPQGITDQFLDSFMENCITH